In the Alligator mississippiensis isolate rAllMis1 chromosome 7, rAllMis1, whole genome shotgun sequence genome, one interval contains:
- the LOC132251601 gene encoding olfactory receptor 4N2-like has translation MADGNSTEVTEFVLLGLAQTREVQLSLFMFFFLFYVVILPGNVLIILTIHWDHHLGSPMYFFLANLAFLDLCYCFVTPPKMLVHFFSHHKVISYKGCIAQLFFLHFLGGSEINLLMGMAFDRYLAICKPLHYSTMVNKGFCWALVGASWAGGFIHSIIQVILIVHLPFCGPNELDNFFCDITQLVKLACTNTYQIEFVMFVNSGVITLVCFLLLLISYGALLVRLRAGSSHGKSKAASTCVTHIIIVFVMFGPAIYIYCRPFRSFPMDKVVAVFHTVVFPLVNPTIYTLRNREILSAMKRMLGRYGLWRRK, from the coding sequence ATGGCAGATGGGAACAGCACAGAGGTGACAGAGTTTGTACTGCTTGGGTTAGCACAGACCAGAGAGGTCCAGCTCTCCCTCTTCATGTTCTTCTTTCTCTTCTATGTCGTTATTCTGCCTGGGAATGTCCTCATCATCCTCACCATTCATTGGGACCACCACCTGGGctcccccatgtatttctttctGGCCAATCTGGCCTTTCtggacctctgctactgctttgtCACCCCTCCAAAGATGCTGGTCCATTTCTTCTCGCACCACAAAGTCATCTCCTACAAAGGTTGCATAGCCCAGCTCTTCTTCCTCCACTTCCTAGGGGGGTCTGAGATCAACCTCCTCATGGGCATGGCCTTTGACAGGTACTTGGCCATTTGCAAGCCCCTGCACTACAGCACCATGGTAAACAAGGGGTTCTGCTGGGCCCTGGTGGGAGCTTCATGGGCAGGAGGCTTCATTCActccatcatccaagtcattcTTATTGTCCATCTCCCCTTTTGTGGCCCTAATGAGCTGGACAACTTCTTCTGTGATATCACCCAGTTGGTTAAGCTGGCCTGTACCAACACCTACCAGATCGAGTTTGTGATGTTTGTCAACAGTGGAGTCATCACATTGGTGTGCTTCCTACTTCTGCTGATCTCCTATGGGGCCCTGCTGGTCCGATTGAGGGCAGGCTCGTCCCATGGGAAGAGCAAAGCAGCTTCCACCTGTGTCACCCACATCATCATTGTCTTTGTCATGTTCGGCCCAGCCATCTACATCTACTGCCGGCCTTTCCGTAGCTTCCCCATGGACAAGGTGGTGGCCGTCTTCCACACCGTGGTCTTTCCCCTCGTCAATCCTACGATCTACACATTAAGGAACAGGGAGATCCTCAGTGCCATGAAGAGGATGTTGGGTAGATACGGGCTCTGGAGAAGGAAATAG
- the LOC132251602 gene encoding olfactory receptor 4K14-like, producing the protein MERSNSSVVSEFILLGLSPSHDLQLPFFVAFTLLYMATVLGNLLILLTTISSPHLLRCPMFFLLYHLSFLDLCLASFATPRALLAFLSHDKAISFQGCMAQIFFLHFFGGNEMLLLIAMAYDRYVAICQPLHYASLMSLRHCLGLVVFSWSGGFLHATIQLSFMINLPFCGPNHVDSFFCDIPLVMKLACTNTDALEVMMVANSGLLSLVSFLALLVSYGFILSAVRSRSSAEGTSKAFSTCSSHLIVATLFFGPCLFIYLRPFTRFPTDKVLSVFYTAITPLLNPIIYTLRNKEVKAAMRRLWAKRVV; encoded by the coding sequence ATGGAGCGGAGTAACAGCTCAGTGGTGTCTGAATTTATTTTGCTGGGGCTGTCCCCTTCCCATGACCTCCAGCTCCCATTCTTTGTGGCTTTCACCCTCCTTTACATGGCTACTGTACTGGGGAACCTCCTCATCCTTTTGACTACCATCAGCAGCCCCCACCTGCTACGCTGCCCCATGTTCTTTCTGCTCTACCATCTCTCCTTTCTGGACCTGTGCCTTGCCTCCTTTGCCACACCCAGGGCTCTCTTGGCCTTCCTCTCCCATGACAAAGCAATCTCCTTCCAGGGCTGCATGGCCCAGATCTTTTTCCTCCACTTTTTTGGGGGTAACGAGATGCTGCTGCTCATAGCTATGGCCTATGACCGCTATGTTGCCATCTGCCAGCCTCTCCATTATGCCTCTCTCATGAGCCTGAGGCATTGTCTAGGTCTGGTGGTGTTTTCATGGTCTGGTGGATTCCTCCATGCCACCATCCAGCTCTCCTTCATGATCAACCTGCCCTTCTGTGGGCCCAACCACGTGGACAGCTTCTTTTGTGACATCCCCTTAGTCATGAAGTTGGCCTGCACCAACACAGATGCTCTGGAAGTCATGATGGTGGCCAACAGTGGCCTCCTATCTCTGGTGAGCTTCCTAGCCCTGCTGGTCTCCTATGGCTTCATTCTCTCTGCTGTCCGATCCCGCTCCTCAGCCGAAGGTACCTCCAAGGCTttctccacctgctcctcccacctcatAGTGGCAACCCTCTTCTTTGGGCCTTGCCTCTTCATCTACTTGCGCCCCTTCACTCGCTTCCCCACGGACAAGGTGTTGTCTGTTTTCTACACTGCCATCACCCCTCTGTTGAATCCCATCATCTATACGTTAAGGAACAAGGAGGTGAAGGCAGCAATGAGAAGGCTGTGGGCTAAGAGGGTTGTGTAG